AACCGTGGGCGTTTTCCTGTGGTCGAGTTTAACGCTTCGAGTAACCTGCAAAACTTAAACTTAGAAAACATCCGTAGAGGCGTTATAAGATCCTGATCCATCAGTGGAAACGTGTGCTATAGAAAGTATTCTACAGAAACCAGTGACAAGGTGTATTCCTTCATACCACATATTAGCGACCGTAATGTTTTAGTGATGTGGGGAGCAGAAAGTTGTACCAGAGGTCTTTGAGCATCCGTGTGCTAGAAACCTTAACTCGGCTGACGCGCACATCGCAATCAATTCTTCTTGACGAAGAAAACGAACTGTCAATTCCTATCGTTTTTTGTTTTACAAAAAGCTTCGTGTTCAAGGCCAGAAAACTAGCTTTGGTGGTTCGGCCTAAAAATATATGTGATACGTCATTGGGTGGCCCTACAAGTCTGCTATGTATGTGtgaagaagggttgaaatccgggccagttggtacatagttgaaggaaaaaaccagtcacaaaataCAAAGGACGTTGTGatgtgaacctctcttcttgtccgttgtgttttgtgactggttCTTTTCCTTCAGCATGTGTGAAGTTACGAAAAGGTATTTTTTAAACATGAGGAATTCGTTTTCGAATTTTTGCGTTAACACTGGCTTCTCGCCGATGTGCTGCCAAGTTTGCCGGCCGGAACCGACGACAAAGTTGGCTGCGTCTCCAAAGCAGATGACAAGGGAAACGGTAGTCTGCGTTTTATTGCCAAAAGACGCACGCTCTAAAGCAGTGTGGCTTGTGTTTGGTGTACTTGAGGCGAACCACAATATCATTAGTATATATTAAAAACAATAGAAGCCCAAGAATTTGAagccctgagggacgccagagTGAACTGTAAGCTTGTCAGAACAATGATTGTTAAAAACAACGAATATTTCTCTGTTTAAAAGGTAGGCTGAAATCCactttactaatcgcgttaaatcTGCATGCCCATTCGTACTCTTCGAGACGCATTCAGGCTTGCATGGCCACGTTTCCCGCACCACCATGTGCTCAcgtaattttaaaaaaaaatgttagccaCTAGATTACAGATAACTCCCCTCTGGGCCAGACTCTTCGTGGAGCCTCATTTGTCGTAGATAGTCTTAAAATAGATCCTTGTGGCGCCTGAActaacaccagcagcagcagcgtgaTTATGGCCTCTGGGCCGTCGAAAGTCCTTGGACGTAACTGCAGTCTTGATTGCAACTTGTTCGAAGTGGTGTAGCATTGATGCCGTCTAACCGACATACGTGACCTTCGTCAATGGATCCCGACTAGTTATTAGTTTCGCAAACTAGCATGCATACATGTGTATCATGTGCAGCTCTAGATTTTCCGCATAGGCCAGACTATCAATAAACGGGAACGGCCAACTTGATAATTAAGCACACTGCGGGAAAACCGACTACCTACCGGTAGTTTTTGACATGGCTTTACTGAGCAGTGCGCTATCGCGTTTAAAGTTGTTTTTGCCAGCTAGTAgataaaaaaatataagaaaatcaagacaaagcgtacttttttttctttaaagaacAGCTGCTAATATCCTAGCGGGAAATAAAGCTCGTCGCAAGTATGAATTTGTGCTTGTTCTTGGTTCCTCTGCAAGCTCCAAAAAGGGAAGCAATTAATTTTGCTTATCGCACAGTTCAATACAGTATGCGACTTCGAAAGTGTGCCATAACAACTCCGATAGAAGAAGAATCGTCACGCGTTCGATGTTACCTGTCCAGGACAAGCCCACTATCTACCTCTGTCGGACAGCGTATTTGTAGACGCATGCGTCCGAGTGGCACTCGTTTTGGAGCAGTACTTGCGGATATTTCGCCACGGGTCGTTTTCGAAAGTGGGTCACGCAGCCACAGCACAGTTTCGCAGTCTATCTTTACGTAGAAGTAAACTTTGTGCCGGCGATCGTGTAGCAAGATGAACCATAAAAATGAAACCCACACGAGATGTTCGAGATCACTACCTTGGACTGTTTCATGGTGTTTCGTGCCCGattccattaaaaaaaattgctgcactaCTTTCAATAGCTTCCCCACTAACAGGCCGTGCTCGTCATATGGATAAATTCGCGGAGGAGGAAATAATTAAGCACTAACTTTCTTTACTTGGTACTGATGTATTGATACATTCGTTCCCGGAAGTCATGCCTGAAATATTGCCAAGAACCGTCACTAACCAGACACACACCTCAACATTCGCCAGTATGCGTACACTCATTTGTGCGCGTAGATGCGTACCGCGACATAGCTGTTAGGAAACGTAAATGTCGTGACTTTTATACCTTGAATTTTCATCATGATGTCTTCGATCATCATGATAAGTGCGGCGTGGAGGGGCGCAGATTTCTGTGAGTGACGTGAGACATATATATTTCTGCTGGAGTATCCGCGTTAGGGTAGCCTTGCTAAAGTTAGAGTATATTCTATATACGCAGCACGATGCCCGCATTGAAATCCCGGCTGATACGCGTGTGATCTGGGGCGGTATTCTCGTGCGATCACTTTCAGGGATGGGATCACTTTCGCGACATTTCGCGTGGCAGCGTTCCTGGTATGTAGTACAGTGCGCTAAGCTCGCTATCCTCGCGCAGCGAAAGTGATCGCTCAAGAATGTCGCCGCTGGTTTTCCGCTTGAAACATCATGCGGGATACGAGGCACACATTTATTCTGCCCTCAAACAGCTccagtggcggcggcggcagcagcagctacggTCTCGTCAGACAGCCGTGGTGGAGCTTGAGGCGGAAGAGACGCCCTGTCCCTGCTTTGGCTGGTATCGGGACGCGGACTTGAAGAGGGCCAGCGCCATCAGGTCGTCTCGCAGCAGCGCGTCCCAGGCGTCGGACGCCTGCACCTCCGGAAGGTGGGCGTCGATGAAGCGCGCCGCGTCCCGGCAGAGCTCCTTGTCGCTGTGTCGCACGGCCAGCTCGAAGACGCGCACCGCATTGTCCGGCGCCAGCGCGTTGGACAGCTGGCGGGCGCACGCGGCCTTCACCGACGCCACGCCGTACTTGTCGGCCGCCACGTACAGGTCCACCGCGCCCTGTCGAGTGCACGCACAACAGCGATGTCCACGTAGCTGAATTGCGAGCCAGGCGCGTAGTAACTGCTTGTCGTAGCTGCGCGTGCCGTAGTTACGCTAACTTTCTTTCCAAAGCAAACCGCCGCAGTAGTGCCTGTGGTATTGTGCTCCATTGTCATTCAGTACCACATAATCTAACTTCaaacacacccgccgtggttgcctagcGACTGTTGCGGTGCGCTGCTAAGCGCAAGGTCATGgaatgaaatcccggccgcggcagccacatttcgatgaaggcgaaatgcaaaaacgactgTTTTCCGTGCCGTGGGCGCGCGTTACAAGTCCCCAGGcggtcaaatttaatccggagtcccccgctaggGTGGGCCTCATGATGAtatcgtggtgttggcacgtaaaacaccagaatttatttTAAATGTTTAAACTTCAAATGCTATATCAAATAGCCACTAAAACTAAAGAAAGTGCTGGAAAAGAAATGGGATGTATGGTGGGCTTGAGCGGAAGTGCGTTAACTTTATGCGTGTGTTTTCATATATTAGTGTGTTTCGAATTGGATCGAAACAGCGAGAAACACCGCTTTGCTGTTTTGCTTTCCTGGTCATTAGCTTCGTTTTCATACGAGTGAGAACTGAAATCTTATAAGAActaatgtgtgtgtatgtgtactaTTACCAAAAACTCAAATTAATGTATACCGCTTGAGCTTCACTGGTAAGTTGACTGATGTAGGTGGTTCCTTAATTGTTTACTCCTACTTTTCGCATAGCACTTAGATTTGTTTAACGTCCCCGCATATTCTTCGTATTCGGTATCATTGTGTGATGGTGCTTCGTGCGTTTCTGAGTCAGTATTTGCCATTACTGTTTTGCTCTGTGCCATATAGCTTCGTGCCCGCGAACAAACAGAGCACTGTTATGGGCAACACAATATGCACCTAAATATTATCAGCAGGGAGTATTTATAATTATCACCAATTCATTAATTTACAAAGCTGCGAGAATATATGCGAACGAGAAAGACAAACAGATATTAGACAACTTTACCTGAGCGTCGCTTTACCATTCCGTGCCGCTCACGTTTCACACGCTAGTGGAGAGGCATTGCAGAAAACGCGTATTTGACTAACGTGAACGACGCACTGTCTGCTTGGCTGCCAAATGACAAATAAGCCAGTTGCGAGGTCCCCGTTCTGCCTGCTTCTGCTATGCCGGAATGAGCGTTATTCGCTCGCGCACGTAGTTCCCGCTGTGGCACTGCCAGAGCGGACTAAATTTTCCTACGGGTGTCTAAATATGTCTGTGAATTGTATTAGGCGCTGTATATAAAGCAAAGGTCAAGTCCGAAATGACGCCAGCTTACGAAGCGTTCCTTTGCCGGTGAATATCACGTTTCGGTTAGCTTTTGCAGTACGCTGGGTGCCTACAGTGTTGCACCATACGTTAATttaattttcttattattttttttaagagCACGACGCCTCTGTGACTGTTGTGCTTGTCTGTGGAGCAGCAGACAATAATATTACTTTGTCAGCGGGGTGTTACGAGCTTCTGCTCTCTGCAATACCCTCTGCTTACCCTCTGCAATAGTGTATACACGTTCATTAAATAACTTATAAAACAAGTCCTTGGCGCTCGCTGTCGCGGAGGCCTGAATTGACATCTTGCGCAATGCTTGTTCTGAGCGTTGGTCTTGTAATGCCCGCCCCATCCGGCGCACCTGGCTGATTCCGCTGAGCGTGCCGGCGTAGAGGAACTCGAGCAGCTGTCGGACGGCGTCGTAGGACAGGTCCTCGATGACCACGACGCGGTTGACGGCCTCGGTGGTGCCGCTGGTGAGCATGGCAGCGAACACGGGCGACAGCCGGCCCAGCAGGTCTCCGTGGGCGCGCAGTTTCTTCTGGCCGACGCGTATCTCGACGTCGCCGAAACTGGAACTCTCCAGCAGACCGGGCAGCTGGCCCAGCAGCGGGCTGCCCGGGCACTCGTCCTGGCCCCCGTTGCGGTCCGTCATGTACTCGAACCTGCGCTCACCACCGCCGTTGGGCTCTTTGAGTGCGTCGCTCGATTGAACGCGTTCGTGGTCGAAGGATGCAGCAGGCGGATCATGCCTTTGTTTTAGCCGGGTTTGCAGGACTCTTCAGGAGTCATGTCGTTCTTGCCTCGTTTTGCCATTTCGAACGGTCTAGATAGTTTTagcttaggggacgcaagcgcCTTGCGTACGCAATAACTAGGGGCGACAGTACTGCGCATGCTCAGGCCCCTACATATGCGGTCTGagcatgcgcagtaccggcgcccctagttcttgcgtgcgcaaaccgcttgcgtcccctaaactagaCCTCTGTACTACCATTGATTTCGATCATCCGGCGTGGTTGCGTGGTGCCTCTATGACGTTCTGTTGCCGAGCACGCATAGCGGGTTCAACTCCCGGCTGTagtagccgcatttcgatggggaaacatgcaaaaacgctcatgtacttagGCTTAGGTACACGTTTTCGTTGGGGAAACAcgcaaaaacgctcatgtacttagGCTTAGGTACGCGTTAAAGAACTCTTTGTGGCCAAAATTATTAAGCTTAATCTGAAATCCTCCTCTACGGTGTCCCTcgtaaccaaccaaccaaccctGAAACATCATCGATTTCCATCAGCAAGTCCAAATTAGGTGCACAATAACTCGAACATCGTCGTAAttgtcatcatttttttttaaggcaACTGTTATAAAATGTGGGCAGCTTGGAATTTTCGGTCGTGCTTTTCTTGTTAAGGAGACGCCGACTTCCTCTAGCTTTGCTATTTTTCAGCAGCGTGCGGGTCAAAGTAGACGCCGTTAGTCTCAAGAAACTCGGCACGAACTGGCGCGCAGGGATCTGATCGCGCAATCGGAAAAAGAAAGAGCGTGCCGGCTGCGACGCAATGCGTTGTCTGTTGCAGAGCGCGACCGCGTTGCATGGCCATGTCCAGTTTATTTTCGCATCCTACCTTAGTAATCAGCGTAAGAGTCTGACCAGGTCATCCACCGAGCCCTGCGCACGTTGCGCAGATGTAGTGTATGAGCTACACTGTACATAAAAATTGTTAACATAAAGGACAGTCGATATGCAATGCATGAACGCAGTGTATGCTAACGTACGGAAGAGTGACAAAAGACGACATAGAGCAACTCTAAAAGCACGGCTCAGTCACGTGCCACGTGAGTGGGCCGAATCAAAAGTGGCGAAAAGTTTAAACTTATGACGTCTGCGCGCACAGAAAATTACGTCGAGAAGCTTCTTGCATTCGCGTAGAAATGCAGCTCAGAAGATTGGAGAAGGCAAactcttaccccccccccccccccgttttaaCTTCGTCAGTCTCCTGGTACCCAACTTGGTACCACTTTTTTACACCTTTGCAAAATTAACTCAGAAGCAGTTACGTAAGATAGTAATATCGGATAACTGTATGGAATTGGTTTAAGCGCATTATTTCTAGATTTTGCGAAAATGTCCGTCAATTTAGTCCAGGCTGTTGTGTCATCACGGACGATGAAAGCACCCGTAAAGTACATTCCGAACAAAGCGAGTTGACGCGAAAATCCAGCTGCCGACAACCGCATGCCGACCTGAACGCGTCAACCTACCAGGTGGCGTTACGTCATATCTGTGTTTAGACCAATAAAAGTAGTTCTTAATACAAGGATTACTAAAAGTTCACTTTCTCTACTTACATGGAGAAGTTGTGTTCAGCATCTAACCGTGTTTTTAAACAAAAAATGAGTTTTCCACGTTTGTAACGTACTAGCTGGTAATAGGAACTGACTTGAAAAACAGTTGTGCCCCTGCGTGGTCTGCGGGTTCGACGAGATTAAGGCAGAGATGCCCAGTGTTCGGGGGGGAGCTTATCTTGGGACCACCACGTGGTCCCCAGTTAAAGCCCCGGATGGAGACACACACCTGAAGAGGACGACGAGCGCGTAGCGGTCGTTGTCGTCACCGGCGCAGGCAGCCGACGCGACCGAGGCATTGCTGGCCGAGCTGCCGTTCAAGGTCAACCCTACCAGGCACTTTTTCTCGCAGGTGATGCGCGCCGCCGTCTTGGTGTTGCAGGTGACTTGCGCGATGTCCCGTCCCGTGGGGTCCCTCAGTGCCAGGGAGTACGAGCCCTGCGCGGTGACGGTAACAAACGGCAAAGAGACTGCGGTAATCGAAAACATGGTTAAAAATTACCTTGCGAAGGAAGACCATAGCACATGGAATCTCACTCTCGTCAACGGGAAGCACACGATCTGGTGCTGGCAAACCAGAAAATTTCTGCGAAGTGCGAGATTTTAGCCTATACTTGCATGTTCTACACTGTGGAACGCTCTGTGTCGTTTCTTTACTAGGTGCTGGGTTGGTGGTGGCACTATGCTGTGTACGGAAACAGTGGAAACAGCTCGAGCGCACCCGACGGTTCGCTGTTCCATTGAAACAGGGGTTCCTAATCGTACGTGCGGTCTCTTTCTTGTTCGTGGTAGCCTGCGGACCATGTGGCCTACCACAATTACGAGCTGTTGCATTCATAGTACGATATCTTAATGACAGATTGTCATTTACCAAAGTCACAAAGCcttcgaagccagaaggacgtTGTTAAGAGAAATCCACGCCTGATCCGCCAGTGATGCCTGAACCTCTATGCTTGCAGCTCCCACATACACATTCTTGTGGGAAAGCTTATGCTCCAGCTAAGTCAAGGTCGTAAAAGATGTGGAAGCTACGAACCGTGACGGTGGCcatgtcgtgtttcaggctccgCAATAACTTCCGGCACATGCTACTCGCAAAAACATTATTACTCACAGTGCGAACGAATCAACAGGGTCAAATAAGAAAGACGTAACCCAGTAAGCTACAGCAAAAATATAGCATTCGAAATCTGTTTTTGGTAGTCGGAGGGCCCCATGGCTGGGGCATGGATTTGGACAAGACCTTTAGTGCCAAAGGAATATACCACTAGCTCACTAACGTTGCGTCATGGCGCCGAGACTACTCCTTTAGCCAAAGGGTGCTAGTTCTCGCACTGCATATACTAGGAATGATGCGAATAGCATTCGTACTCGACTTCATgaccctcaaaaaaaaaaaagagctctgtTGAGGTTACCAAGGTCGGAACTTGCGAAGAGGCTATACCTGTAGTGTGCTCTTCGTCTCGACGAAGCACGATGCTGTCTCGTAGCCGTAGTAGTCGACGTCCGTGGTGAGCCATATCTGGAAGCGTGGCTCGTCCCACTGGGCCGGGAAGGGCGAGCTGCAGAGCGAGACCTTGTTGCGCAGCCGCAGCTTACCGCAGTTGTGCACCGTCCACGTGTGCGTGATGCTGTGCGAGTGCAGGTACGTCTCGCTCGATGTCGCCGACGACATAACGGGCcactaggctgctgctgctgccgctctcttCTTCGACAGACGCTACTGTACTACGGCCTCTTTCGCCGCGATTGCGCCttctcgttgtcgtcgtcttcttccacgcGTGCAGGCGTTTACcagtgttgatgatgatgatcccatACATTGACAGGTGCCACAACGGGACGCTGGTCAAGAAGGGTGCGGTAGAACATTAAGAACGATTGTGGAGTTTCGTTTATGTTTCTTTTAGTGGGATTGGCATTCTTTGAGAACTTTACCCACTTTCCAGTTTGTCAATTTGTATCCACCCTCTTTCACGTCACCTTGGGTCCACCACTGCATAAACGAACACTGGAACTTTTCTCGTGTCTTGAGGTATTCGATGTTGAAGTTTTCCTGCTGAACATTTGAGAGACAGCACCTGGTCTTAGAACTCGCATTTTCGGCGTAACGCTAATTCGCGAACACCACCGGATCTGATCTAAAGGACAGCACAGAAGCTGGAACGAGTGCGACTGATGGAATAAATTTTTCTTGAATGAAAAATAGAATGTGTGTGCgatgaattgaaaaaaaagattaaggCAGAAGCTTTCGGAACCTCGAAGCATAGCAGGGTCAACAAGAACACGTAGATATATTTGCCAACCTGGGAACATTAAAACTCGTAAAATCCATTGGTCGCGACAGTGAgagggagagaggagggaagCCGGAGAATGTAGTTgcacgtttttgttttctttatagcTTGCTCTGAGCACACGCCTTGTGAGGGATACATACGCACTTTCTTAGTGATTAATTACCTGTCGTCTCAGAACACAAGTAACACCAAACGTGGAACAACAGAGATTGACAAGCAAAACATTGCTTTTAGATTACAGTGATCTTTTCAATGAGTGTGCTGTTGCTAGACTGGCGTGCTTTGGGAACTTGCCTGTATAAACGTTTTAGAAGCAGGGACGCCCTGGAATTCTTTCACAATGCGAAGGCTCCCACCTGATTGTTCGAAGACCAATGAACGAAACTTTCTTGTGAACATAATTTATTTTTCGGAAAACTTCATACAACATTTGTGAAATTGTAAAAGGAGCTCATTCGTTAGCTTTACGAAAAATTCGTTAGGGTTGGGACGTATGCGTAGACCGATAACTAAAGAGCAAGTTAAGCACAGCGCAaagggcgatggaacgaagaatgctaggcataacattaagagacagaaaaagagctgtttggatcagagagcaaacaggtatagccgacgaattgacatgaagagaaaaaaatggagctgggcaggtcatgtaatgcgcaggttagataacttcgactattagaattacagaataggtaccaagagtagggaagcgcagttgaggacggcagaagactaggtggggcgatgaaatttgTAAATTCGCGGAGCGCTAGTTGTAATCGCTTGGCtgaggacaggggtaattggagatcgctgggagaggctttcgtcctgcagtggacataaaatagga
This genomic window from Dermacentor albipictus isolate Rhodes 1998 colony chromosome 9, USDA_Dalb.pri_finalv2, whole genome shotgun sequence contains:
- the LOC135911159 gene encoding uncharacterized protein yields the protein MSSATSSETYLHSHSITHTWTVHNCGKLRLRNKVSLCSSPFPAQWDEPRFQIWLTTDVDYYGYETASCFVETKSTLQGSYSLALRDPTGRDIAQVTCNTKTAARITCEKKCLVGLTLNGSSASNASVASAACAGDDNDRYALVVLFRFEYMTDRNGGQDECPGSPLLGQLPGLLESSSFGDVEIRVGQKKLRAHGDLLGRLSPVFAAMLTSGTTEAVNRVVVIEDLSYDAVRQLLEFLYAGTLSGISQGAVDLYVAADKYGVASVKAACARQLSNALAPDNAVRVFELAVRHSDKELCRDAARFIDAHLPEVQASDAWDALLRDDLMALALFKSASRYQPKQGQGVSSASSSTTAV